One segment of Heliomicrobium gestii DNA contains the following:
- a CDS encoding ABC transporter ATP-binding protein, with protein sequence MNPVISLQDIEKHYRIGDQEIRALRGVSLEIHEGEFVAIMGPSGSGKSTMMNVIGCLDKPSQGEYYLDGQAVSKASDDELAHIRNHKIGFIFQSFNLLARTEAVENVELPMLYAGVNAKERRRRALAALEAVGLANRIHNKPNELSGGQQQRVSIARALANDPVILLADEPTGALDSKTTTEILSIFQQLNDAGKTIIVVTHEVEVAEHAKRVVRFLDGQIIEDSPVVQRRLASGGEVA encoded by the coding sequence ATGAACCCGGTCATCTCACTCCAGGACATTGAAAAACACTACCGGATCGGCGACCAGGAGATCCGGGCATTGCGCGGTGTCAGCCTGGAGATCCATGAGGGTGAGTTTGTCGCCATCATGGGCCCCTCCGGCTCAGGCAAATCGACGATGATGAATGTCATCGGCTGCCTGGACAAGCCGTCACAAGGGGAATACTACCTGGACGGTCAAGCGGTCTCCAAGGCCTCTGACGACGAGTTGGCCCACATCCGCAACCACAAGATCGGCTTTATCTTCCAGAGCTTCAACCTGCTGGCCCGTACGGAAGCCGTGGAGAATGTGGAACTGCCCATGCTCTACGCCGGCGTCAACGCCAAAGAGCGGCGCCGGCGGGCGCTGGCTGCGTTGGAAGCGGTTGGCCTCGCCAACCGGATTCACAACAAACCGAACGAACTCTCGGGCGGTCAGCAACAGCGGGTCTCCATCGCCCGCGCCCTCGCCAACGACCCGGTCATCCTGTTGGCCGACGAGCCGACGGGCGCCTTGGATTCCAAGACAACCACCGAGATCCTGAGCATCTTTCAGCAACTGAATGACGCCGGCAAAACGATCATCGTCGTCACCCACGAGGTGGAAGTGGCTGAACATGCCAAGCGGGTTGTTCGGTTCCTTGACGGACAGATCATTGAAGACAGCCCTGTCGTCCAACGGCGATTGGCCAGCGGCGGGGAGGTGGCCTAG
- a CDS encoding ABC transporter permease has translation MNISETLRLAFRSVKVNKMRSFLTALGIIIGVSAVITLVAIGQGASSSITDQIQGLGSNLLIVTPGQASQGGVRMGAGTLNTLTPEDVNAIAKVRTVSAVAPSVTKQAQLVYRNQNMAASVEGTSADYPRVRTIDLQAGRFFNKYEAQGQANVAIVGANVVENLFGDHSANVIGQKIEIKQIPFTIVGVLASQGGAGMTNNDDKVFVPVTTAMNRLFGLTKVNTIYVSAQSTDAIDQAQADVTSTLRIQHNLSAKEDNDFSITSQAQILNTAQGITGIMTSLLAGIAAISLIVGGIGIMNIMLVSVTERTREIGIRKAIGATRGVILRQFLIESIVLSLAGGIIGILIGVGGSQLIGSITALTTKVTLTPVLFSFFFSMLVGVVFGVYPARKAASLNPIDALRYE, from the coding sequence GTGAATATCAGCGAGACGCTTCGCCTGGCTTTTCGCAGTGTCAAGGTCAACAAAATGCGCTCTTTCTTGACAGCGCTGGGGATCATCATCGGCGTTTCTGCTGTGATCACCCTCGTCGCCATTGGTCAAGGCGCATCGAGCAGCATTACTGATCAGATCCAGGGCCTTGGCAGCAACCTCTTGATCGTCACTCCCGGCCAAGCCTCCCAGGGCGGCGTTCGCATGGGCGCCGGCACCTTGAACACCCTGACGCCGGAGGATGTCAACGCCATCGCCAAGGTCCGCACCGTGTCCGCCGTCGCCCCGAGCGTGACCAAACAGGCGCAACTGGTCTACCGCAACCAGAACATGGCCGCCTCGGTAGAGGGAACCAGCGCCGACTACCCCCGCGTCCGCACCATTGATCTCCAGGCGGGACGATTTTTCAACAAATACGAAGCCCAGGGGCAGGCCAATGTGGCCATCGTCGGCGCGAACGTGGTGGAAAACCTTTTCGGAGATCACAGTGCCAACGTGATCGGCCAGAAAATCGAGATCAAGCAGATTCCCTTCACCATCGTCGGCGTCCTGGCGAGCCAGGGCGGCGCCGGTATGACCAACAACGACGACAAGGTCTTCGTCCCCGTGACGACGGCCATGAACCGTCTCTTCGGACTGACCAAGGTCAACACCATCTATGTGTCCGCTCAATCGACCGATGCCATCGACCAGGCCCAGGCCGATGTGACCTCAACCCTGCGCATCCAGCACAACCTCTCGGCCAAAGAGGACAACGATTTCTCCATCACCTCTCAGGCGCAGATCCTCAACACCGCCCAGGGGATCACCGGCATCATGACCTCCCTGCTGGCCGGCATCGCCGCCATCTCCCTGATCGTCGGCGGCATCGGCATCATGAACATCATGCTCGTGTCAGTGACAGAACGCACCCGTGAGATCGGCATCCGCAAAGCCATCGGCGCTACCCGCGGCGTCATCCTCCGCCAGTTTCTCATCGAGTCCATCGTCCTCAGCCTCGCCGGCGGCATCATCGGCATCCTCATCGGCGTCGGCGGTTCCCAATTGATCGGCAGTATCACCGCCCTGACGACCAAAGTAACCCTCACGCCGGTGCTTTTTTCCTTCTTTTTCTCCATGCTCGTCGGTGTCGTCTTTGGCGTGTACCCGGCCCGGAAGGCGGCGAGTCTGAATCCGATCGATGCATTGCGGTATGAGTAG